A single genomic interval of Calypte anna isolate BGI_N300 chromosome 3, bCalAnn1_v1.p, whole genome shotgun sequence harbors:
- the SOD2 gene encoding superoxide dismutase [Mn], mitochondrial: MLCRFASAGRNSAKLIAPLGCLVSRQKHTLPDLPYDYGALEPHINATIMQLHHSKHHATYVNNLNVTEEKYKEALAKGDVTAQVSLQPALKFNGGGHINHTIFWTNLSPNGGGEPKGELMEAIKRDFGSFANFKEKLTAVSVGVQGSGWGWLGYNKEQGRLQIAACANQDPLQGTTGLIPLLGIDVWEHAYYLQYKNVRPDYLKAIWNVINWENVSSRYAACKK, translated from the exons ATGTTGTGCCGGTTTGCCTCGGCGGGCAG gaACAGTGCCAAGCTGATAGCACCATTGGGATGCTTGGTCTCTAGGCAAAAGCACACCCTTCCAGACCTGCCATATGACTATGGTGCTCTGGAGCCTCATATTAATGCAACGATCATGCAGCTGCACCACAGCAAACATCATGCTACCTACGTGAACAACCTGAATGTTACAGAGGAGAAGTACAAAGAGGCACTGGCAAAAG GTGATGTTACAGCACAGGTATCACTTCAGCCTGCACTGAAGTTCAATGGTGGGGGCCATATCAATCACACCATCTTCTGGACAAACCTTTCTCCTAATGGAGGAGGAGAGCCTAAAG gaGAATTGATGGAAGCCATCAAGCGTGACTTTGGTTCCTTTGCAAACTTCAAGGAGAAGCTGACAGCTGTATCAGTTGGTGTTCAAGGATCAGGCTGGGGGTGGCTTGGCTATAACAAAGAGCAGGGACGCCTACAGATAGCAGCTTGTGCAAATCAAGACCCCTTGCAAGGAACAACAG GTCTTATTCCTTTGCTAGGAATCGATGTATGGGAACATGCTTACTATCTTCAGTATAAAAATGTTCGACCTGATTATTTGAAAGCCATCTGGAATGTGATCAACTGGGAGAATGTATCTTCACGATATGCAGCTTGCAAGAAGTAG